One part of the Glycine soja cultivar W05 chromosome 11, ASM419377v2, whole genome shotgun sequence genome encodes these proteins:
- the LOC114375585 gene encoding WRKY DNA-binding transcription factor 70-like isoform X2, whose translation MENQPSNGRKAIEEELIKGRDIANQLLEILAPKSNTTQHKGVEVEALVLPFAEDLVRKVLRSLTNTLLLLNTHSDHVSDEVVLPVTIKGVSSSVKCQKPEYKDESFNAKRRSGSYKRNAPTWEKNSSILMEDGYAWRKYGQKMTMNAKYLRNYYRCTHKYDQGCLATKQVQRIQEDPPLYHTTYYGHHNCKSSLMLEPASSSDSSMFLSFSNTFPSKAEYPFSSSLYSSMKQEPMEVIHEDHIVHNQLPSSDYHMLCDYDLDFNYSRYGTMLSSTESVQFDEVCRSDQEFDG comes from the exons ATGGAAAATCAGCCATCAAATGGAAGAAAGGCAATAGAAGAAGAACTAATCAAAGGGCGTGACATAGCAAACCAGTTACTTGAAATACTTGCTCCTAAATCCAATACTACTCAACATAAGGGTGTAGAAGTGGAAGCGTTAGTGTTACCATTTGCTGAAGATCTTGTTCGCAAGGTTCTCAGATCACTCACAAATACCCTTTTGCTATTGAACACTCATAGTGATCATGTCTCCGATGAGGTTGTTTTGCCTGTCACTATCAAAGGTGTCTCTTCGTCCGTGAAATGCCAAAAGCCTGAGTATAAGGATGAGTCTTTCAACGCTAAAAGACGAAGTGGGAGCTACAAGAGAAA TGCACCAACATGGGAGAAGAACAGTTCAATTCTGATGGAAGATGGCTATGCATGGAGAAAGTATGGACAAAAAATGACAATGAATGCAAAATACCTCAG GAACTACTACAGATGCACTCACAAGTATGATCAGGGTTGTCTAGCAACCAAACAGGTCCAAAGAATTCAAGAAGATCCTCCGTTGTACCATACAACTTATTATGGCCATCACAATTGCAAAAGCTCTTTAATGTTGGAACCAGCTTCTTCTTCTGACTCTTCTATGTTTCTTAGTTTCAGTAACACCTTCCCAAGCAAAGCAGAATACCCATTTTCATCATCACTTTATTCATCCATGAAACAGGAGCCTATGGAAGTGATTCATGAAGACCATATTGTTCACAACCAATTACCCTCATCAGATTACCACATGTTATGTGACTATGATCTTGATTTTAATTATTCGAGGTATGGTACTATGCTATCCTCCACTGAATCTGTACAATTTGATGAAGTTTGTCGGAGTGATCAGGAATTTGATGGCTAG
- the LOC114375585 gene encoding WRKY DNA-binding transcription factor 70-like isoform X3: MENQPSNGRKAIEEELIKGRDIANQLLEILAPKSNTTQHKGVEVEALVLPFAEDLVRKVLRSLTNTLLLLNTHSDHVSDEVVLPVTIKGVSSSVKCQKPEYKDESFNAKRRSGSYKRKSSAPTWEKNSSILMEDGYAWRKYGQKMTMNAKYLRCTHKYDQGCLATKQVQRIQEDPPLYHTTYYGHHNCKSSLMLEPASSSDSSMFLSFSNTFPSKAEYPFSSSLYSSMKQEPMEVIHEDHIVHNQLPSSDYHMLCDYDLDFNYSRYGTMLSSTESVQFDEVCRSDQEFDG, translated from the exons ATGGAAAATCAGCCATCAAATGGAAGAAAGGCAATAGAAGAAGAACTAATCAAAGGGCGTGACATAGCAAACCAGTTACTTGAAATACTTGCTCCTAAATCCAATACTACTCAACATAAGGGTGTAGAAGTGGAAGCGTTAGTGTTACCATTTGCTGAAGATCTTGTTCGCAAGGTTCTCAGATCACTCACAAATACCCTTTTGCTATTGAACACTCATAGTGATCATGTCTCCGATGAGGTTGTTTTGCCTGTCACTATCAAAGGTGTCTCTTCGTCCGTGAAATGCCAAAAGCCTGAGTATAAGGATGAGTCTTTCAACGCTAAAAGACGAAGTGGGAGCTACAAGAGAAA ATCAAGTGCACCAACATGGGAGAAGAACAGTTCAATTCTGATGGAAGATGGCTATGCATGGAGAAAGTATGGACAAAAAATGACAATGAATGCAAAATACCTCAG ATGCACTCACAAGTATGATCAGGGTTGTCTAGCAACCAAACAGGTCCAAAGAATTCAAGAAGATCCTCCGTTGTACCATACAACTTATTATGGCCATCACAATTGCAAAAGCTCTTTAATGTTGGAACCAGCTTCTTCTTCTGACTCTTCTATGTTTCTTAGTTTCAGTAACACCTTCCCAAGCAAAGCAGAATACCCATTTTCATCATCACTTTATTCATCCATGAAACAGGAGCCTATGGAAGTGATTCATGAAGACCATATTGTTCACAACCAATTACCCTCATCAGATTACCACATGTTATGTGACTATGATCTTGATTTTAATTATTCGAGGTATGGTACTATGCTATCCTCCACTGAATCTGTACAATTTGATGAAGTTTGTCGGAGTGATCAGGAATTTGATGGCTAG
- the LOC114375585 gene encoding WRKY DNA-binding transcription factor 70-like isoform X1, with translation MENQPSNGRKAIEEELIKGRDIANQLLEILAPKSNTTQHKGVEVEALVLPFAEDLVRKVLRSLTNTLLLLNTHSDHVSDEVVLPVTIKGVSSSVKCQKPEYKDESFNAKRRSGSYKRKSSAPTWEKNSSILMEDGYAWRKYGQKMTMNAKYLRNYYRCTHKYDQGCLATKQVQRIQEDPPLYHTTYYGHHNCKSSLMLEPASSSDSSMFLSFSNTFPSKAEYPFSSSLYSSMKQEPMEVIHEDHIVHNQLPSSDYHMLCDYDLDFNYSRYGTMLSSTESVQFDEVCRSDQEFDG, from the exons ATGGAAAATCAGCCATCAAATGGAAGAAAGGCAATAGAAGAAGAACTAATCAAAGGGCGTGACATAGCAAACCAGTTACTTGAAATACTTGCTCCTAAATCCAATACTACTCAACATAAGGGTGTAGAAGTGGAAGCGTTAGTGTTACCATTTGCTGAAGATCTTGTTCGCAAGGTTCTCAGATCACTCACAAATACCCTTTTGCTATTGAACACTCATAGTGATCATGTCTCCGATGAGGTTGTTTTGCCTGTCACTATCAAAGGTGTCTCTTCGTCCGTGAAATGCCAAAAGCCTGAGTATAAGGATGAGTCTTTCAACGCTAAAAGACGAAGTGGGAGCTACAAGAGAAA ATCAAGTGCACCAACATGGGAGAAGAACAGTTCAATTCTGATGGAAGATGGCTATGCATGGAGAAAGTATGGACAAAAAATGACAATGAATGCAAAATACCTCAG GAACTACTACAGATGCACTCACAAGTATGATCAGGGTTGTCTAGCAACCAAACAGGTCCAAAGAATTCAAGAAGATCCTCCGTTGTACCATACAACTTATTATGGCCATCACAATTGCAAAAGCTCTTTAATGTTGGAACCAGCTTCTTCTTCTGACTCTTCTATGTTTCTTAGTTTCAGTAACACCTTCCCAAGCAAAGCAGAATACCCATTTTCATCATCACTTTATTCATCCATGAAACAGGAGCCTATGGAAGTGATTCATGAAGACCATATTGTTCACAACCAATTACCCTCATCAGATTACCACATGTTATGTGACTATGATCTTGATTTTAATTATTCGAGGTATGGTACTATGCTATCCTCCACTGAATCTGTACAATTTGATGAAGTTTGTCGGAGTGATCAGGAATTTGATGGCTAG
- the LOC114375389 gene encoding WRKY DNA-binding transcription factor 70-like — protein sequence MENQNQLPNGKNAMEEELIRGRDMANQILEVLAHDKDEGSTNSKSVLPFVEDLVRKVLCSFTNTLLLLNSNNDVSYEVVASIAPKHVSSSTSSPKLESSDETCKSLMNTKTRRRGYKRKSIAPAWEKDSSILIEDGYVWRKYGQKMTLNAKYLRSYYRCSHKNDQGCQAMKQVQRIQDNPPLYRTTYYGHHTCRSPLNPEIILEPISPSASSTLLSFNNSFQRQQESPFPSSLLASTKQEPVEVIQDYHSAQNQLSSPEDLLLYDYDFFFDYSKRVASLSSTETVEFENVYEQFGF from the exons ATGGAGAATCAGAATCAGCTTCCAAATGGCAAAAATGCAATGGAAGAAGAACTAATTAGAGGGCGTGACATGGCAAATCAGATTCTTGAAGTACTTGCTCATGATAAGGATGAAGGGTCAACAAACTCAAAGTCAGTGTTACCATTTGTTGAAGATCTTGTGCGCAAGGTCTTGTGTTCATTCACAAATACCCTTTTGCTTTTGAACTCCAATAACGATGTCTCCTATGAGGTGGTGGCATCTATTGCTCCCAAACATGTCTCTTCGTCCACGAGTTCCCCAAAGCTGGAGTCTTCGGATGAAACCTGCAAGAGTCTCATGAACACTAAAACTAGAAGAAGAGGCTACAAGCGAAA atcaaTTGCGCCAGCTTGGGAGAAGGACAGCTCAATACTGATTGAAGATGGTTATGTATGGAGAAAGTATGGACAAAAAATGACATTGAACGCCAAATACCTTAG GAGCTACTACAGGTGCTCTCACAAGAATGATCAGGGATGCCAAGCAATGAAACAGGTGCAAAGAATTCAAGATAACCCTCCATTGTACCGAACAACCTATTATGGCCATCATACTTGTAGAAGCCCTTTGAATCCCGAGATTATTTTGGAACCTATTTCTCCCTCTGCTTCTTCCACCTTACTTAGCTTTAATAATAGTTTTCAAAGACAACAAGAAAGCCCGTTTCCCTCATCACTACTTGCATCAACCAAACAAGAGCCCGTGGAAGTGATTCAAGATTATCATAGTGCTCAAAATCAGTTGTCCTCACCTGAAGATCTCCTATTATacgattatgattttttttttgactatTCGAAGCGTGTGGCCTCGCTATCATCCACTGAAACCGTTGAATTTGAGAATGTTTATGAGCAGTTTGGATTTTGA
- the LOC114375811 gene encoding WRKY DNA-binding transcription factor 70-like produces the protein MENQLPNGKKALEEELIRGHGMANQLLEVLVQDKLNTHLEEEGSSKSVLPFVEDLVRKVLCSFTNTLLILNSNNDVSNEVAASITLRDVSSSINCPKLQSVDETCKSPNILNPKSGSGCYKRKSIAPTWKKDSSILIEDGYTWRKYGQKMTQSKYLRSYYRCTHKNDQGCQAIKQVQRIQDNPPLYRTTYYSHHTCKSPMNPEIIVEPFSPSASSILLSFDNNLQSKQENPFSSSILASTKHEPQEVIHNEHSAQNKLSTFENLLFYDYDIPFDYSRNATLLSSTEAVQFENVYEQYGF, from the exons ATGGAGAACCAGCTTCCAAATGGCAAAAAGGCATTGGAAGAAGAGTTAATCAGAGGGCATGGCATGGCAAATCAGTTACTTGAAGTACTTGTTCAGGATAAATTGAACACTCACCTTGAAGAGGAGGGTAGCTCAAAGTCAGTGTTACCATTTGTTGAAGATCTTGTTCGCAAAGTGTTGTGTTCATTCACAAATACCCTTTTGATTTTGAACTCCAATAATGATGTTTCCAATGAGGTCGCAGCGTCTATCACTCTCAGAGATGTCTCTTCGTCCATTAATTGCCCAAAGCTGCAGTCGGTGGATGAAACTTGCAAGAGTCCCAATATTCTCAACCCTAAAAGTGGAAGCGGGTGCTACAAAAGAAA ATCAATTGCGCCAACTTGGAAAAAGGACAGCTCAATACTGATTGAAGATGGCTATACATGGAGAAAGTACGGACAAAAAATGACGCAGTCCAAATACCTCAG GAGCTACTATAGGTGCACTCACAAAAATGATCAGGGATGCCAAGCAATCAAACAAGTACAGAGAATTCAAGATAACCCTCCATTGTACCGAACAACCTATTATAGCCACCACACTTGTAAAAGCCCTATGAATCCCGAGATCATTGTGGAACCTTTTTCTCCCTCTGCCTCTTCCATATTACTTAGCTTCGATAACAACCTTCAGAGCAAACAAGAAAACCCGTTTTCCTCATCAATACTTGCATCAACCAAACATGAGCCCCAGGAAGTGATTCACAATGAACATAGTGCTCAAAATAAATTGTCTACATTTGAAAACCTCCTATTTTACGATTATGACATTCCTTTTGATTATTCGAGGAATGCCACTTTGCTATCATCGACTGAAGCCGTTCAATTTGAGAATGTTTATGAGCAGTATGGATTTTGA
- the LOC114375280 gene encoding WRKY DNA-binding transcription factor 70-like encodes MENQPSNGRRAMEEELIKGCETANQLLEVLVHKSNTTHEDVELEGSVQPLVEDLVRKVLCSFTNTLLLLNTNNINDVSKYTIKDAPSSVKCPETQGTDEACKSFFHAEKRRGCYKRKSSAPTWETNSSILLEDGYAWRKYGQKITLNAKYLRSYYRCTHKYDQGCPATKQVQRTQEDPPLYRTTYYGHHNCKSSLSPEIMIEPAFSSGSSMILSFTSTLTSKEGYPFSSSLSSSTKLEPMEVIQDDHIVQNQLSSSDYLLLSDYGLDFNY; translated from the exons ATGGAGAATCAGCCTTCAAATGGAAGAAGGGCAATGGAAGAAGAGCTGATCAAAGGGTGTGAGACAGCAAACCAGTTACTTGAAGTACTTGTTCATAAATCCAACACTACTCATGAAGATGTAGAACTAGAAGGGTCAGTGCAACCTTTGGTTGAAGATCTTGTGCGCAAGGTGTTGTGTTCATTCACAAATACCCTTTTGCTATTGAacactaataatattaatgatgtCTCCAAATACACAATCAAAGATGCCCCTTCGTCCGTGAAATGTCCAGAGACTCAGGGTACGGATGAGGCTTGCAAGAGTTTCTTCCACGCTGAAAAACGAAGAGGGTGCTACAAGAGAAA ATCAAGTGCACCAACATGGGAGACGAACAGCTCAATTCTGCTGGAAGACGGCTATGCATGGAGAAAATATGGACAAAAAATAACACTGAATGCAAAATACCTCAG GAGCTACTACAGATGCACTCACAAGTATGATCAGGGTTGTCCAGCAACCAAACAGGTTCAGAGAACTCAAGAGGACCCTCCATTGTACCGGACAACATATTATGGACATCACAATTGCAAAAGCTCTTTAAGTCCTGAGATAATGATCGAACCAGCTTTTTCTTCTGGCTCTTCTATGATCCTTAGCTTCACTAGCACCCTCACAAGCAAAGAAGGATACCCATTTTCATCATCACTTTCTTCATCCACAAAACTGGAGCCTATGGAAGTGATTCAGGATGACCATATCGTTCAGAACCAATTATCCTCATCAGATTACCTCCTGTTATCTGACTATGGACTTGATTTCAATTATTAG